A region from the Streptomyces lydicus genome encodes:
- a CDS encoding PPOX class F420-dependent oxidoreductase — translation MTATLSDDLKQLLDTPVFVTVATIQPDGSPQVSPVWVKRDGGDLLISTTVGRRKEANLRRDPRVTVVVQPFDAPYTYAEVRGAASLTTEGGQELIDELSRKYTGKPYAEFNPEAGKDAERVVVRITPRKVVGSI, via the coding sequence GTGACTGCCACCCTGTCCGACGACCTCAAGCAGCTCCTCGACACTCCGGTCTTCGTGACCGTGGCGACCATCCAGCCCGACGGCAGCCCCCAGGTCTCCCCGGTCTGGGTGAAGCGGGACGGCGGCGACCTGCTGATCTCGACGACCGTCGGCCGGCGCAAGGAGGCCAACCTCCGCCGTGACCCGCGGGTCACGGTCGTCGTCCAGCCCTTCGACGCCCCGTACACCTACGCCGAGGTCCGCGGCGCCGCCTCCCTCACCACCGAGGGCGGGCAGGAGCTGATCGACGAGCTGTCGCGCAAGTACACCGGCAAGCCGTACGCCGAGTTCAACCCGGAGGCGGGCAAGGACGCCGAGCGGGTGGTCGTCCGGATCACCCCGCGCAAGGTGGTCGGCAGCATCTGA
- the cysS gene encoding cysteine--tRNA ligase, with amino-acid sequence MTIRLYDTSARQIRDFSPLTPGCVSIYLCGATVQAAPHIGHIRSGLNFDIMRRWFEHRGYDVTFVRNVTDIDDKIIKKSAEQGRPWWSVGYENEVAFNTAYDALGCLRPTYEPRATGHIPEMIEMMRGLIERGHAYAADGNVYFDVRSFPDYLRLSNQELDNLLQPSGEGETGKRDPRDFAMWKAAKEGEPSWETPWGRGRPGWHLECSAMAHKYLGTAFDIHGGGIDLIFPHHENEIAQAKAFGDDFAAYWTHNAWVTMSGEKMSKSLGNSLLVSEMVKRWRPIVLRYYLGTPHYRSMIEYSEDALREAEAAFARIEGFIQRVVEKAGAVEPAAEVPPAFAEAMDDDLGVPQALAIVHTTVRQGNSALTADDKEAAVARLAELRAMLGVLGLDPLDERWSGGGTDRGDDLHGVVDSLVRLVLEQRQAARSRKDYATADAIRDQLQQSGLAIEDTPSGPRWSLS; translated from the coding sequence GTGACGATTCGCCTGTACGACACCAGCGCCCGGCAGATTCGCGACTTCTCCCCGCTCACGCCGGGCTGTGTCTCGATCTACCTGTGTGGTGCGACCGTGCAGGCCGCCCCGCACATCGGGCACATCAGGTCGGGACTGAACTTCGACATCATGCGCCGCTGGTTCGAGCACCGCGGCTACGACGTGACGTTCGTGCGCAATGTCACGGACATCGACGACAAGATCATCAAGAAGTCGGCCGAACAGGGCCGCCCGTGGTGGTCCGTGGGCTATGAGAACGAGGTCGCCTTCAACACGGCGTACGACGCTCTCGGCTGCCTGCGCCCGACCTACGAGCCGCGTGCCACCGGCCACATCCCCGAGATGATCGAGATGATGCGCGGCCTGATCGAGCGCGGTCACGCCTACGCCGCCGACGGCAACGTCTACTTCGACGTCAGGTCCTTCCCGGACTATCTCCGGCTGTCCAACCAGGAGTTGGACAACCTCCTGCAGCCGTCCGGCGAGGGGGAGACCGGCAAGCGGGACCCGCGCGACTTCGCCATGTGGAAGGCGGCGAAGGAGGGCGAGCCCAGCTGGGAGACCCCGTGGGGCCGCGGCCGGCCCGGCTGGCACCTGGAGTGCTCGGCGATGGCCCACAAGTACCTGGGGACCGCGTTCGACATCCACGGCGGCGGCATCGACCTGATCTTCCCGCACCACGAGAACGAGATCGCCCAGGCCAAGGCCTTCGGCGACGACTTCGCCGCGTACTGGACCCACAACGCGTGGGTGACCATGAGCGGCGAGAAGATGTCCAAGTCGCTGGGCAACTCCCTGCTGGTCTCGGAGATGGTCAAGCGCTGGCGCCCGATCGTGCTGCGCTACTACCTGGGCACCCCGCACTACCGCTCGATGATCGAGTACAGCGAGGACGCGCTGCGTGAGGCGGAGGCGGCGTTCGCCCGTATCGAAGGGTTCATCCAGCGCGTCGTCGAGAAGGCCGGGGCCGTCGAGCCCGCGGCCGAGGTCCCGCCGGCCTTCGCCGAGGCGATGGACGACGACCTGGGCGTCCCGCAGGCGCTGGCGATCGTGCACACCACCGTCCGCCAGGGCAATTCCGCACTGACCGCGGACGACAAGGAAGCCGCGGTGGCCCGGCTGGCCGAGCTGCGGGCGATGCTCGGGGTGCTCGGTCTGGACCCGCTCGACGAGCGCTGGTCCGGCGGCGGCACCGACCGCGGAGACGATCTCCACGGCGTCGTGGACTCCCTGGTCCGCCTCGTCCTCGAACAGCGCCAGGCCGCCCGCTCCCGCAAGGACTACGCCACCGCCGACGCCATCCGCGACCAGCTCCAGCAGTCCGGACTCGCCATCGAGGACACCCCCTCGGGCCCGCGCTGGTCGCTGTCCTGA
- a CDS encoding DoxX family protein, giving the protein MSVDTRTPRTPTGGRSPGFDDEPGLSSVKVPCDPAQVIVNHASFRVQLAAPAARGALADAARIPTLRGPAAGARRRTPVVWSGRTEPGGTAGATTQLLHAVRDAGVGLDGGQGEDVGTTQVLPRVRLGDGAPATTVIGQRGPADSDRTPLLRGVRPVGSAYGDSYQGHPDRSSYGDRGHTDDGYDDGYDDDRFQAPDGYDPGAKRRGTDSVRHAYYPGRRMNLGVVLLPLRIFLGLISVYAGMGKLCDPVYFDGGERGSMVKWLQSLDPWALAVPLRDFAVSHPVGAGLTVAFLQVVVGVLTICGLWQRVAASIGALLSAVLLMTVSWRSLPAYDAPDIIYLAAWSPLIIAGAPVYSMDGRLAGEAWRRLGPRVEVADLRRRVLRRGAVMTAVVAGLTLLIGSLLGGAVRSTTVATVPRPGEPAINNLPGSPLPRPGKHTARPGQRHKGSAAPRPGTPSANASHKARKPGTPSASTSGSGRSAGSSSGVSQQPGATTSAPQQTAPSRDSVPTHVPTSAGGTGGGTTGTGSTGSSGSGGDSGGGSLGGLLG; this is encoded by the coding sequence ATGAGCGTGGACACCAGAACACCCCGCACGCCTACGGGGGGACGCTCGCCAGGCTTCGATGACGAGCCGGGCCTGAGCTCGGTCAAGGTGCCGTGCGACCCCGCGCAGGTCATCGTCAACCACGCCAGCTTCCGCGTACAGCTCGCCGCGCCCGCGGCGCGCGGCGCCCTGGCCGACGCCGCGCGCATCCCCACCCTCCGCGGCCCGGCCGCCGGCGCCAGACGCCGGACGCCCGTGGTGTGGAGCGGCCGCACCGAACCGGGCGGCACGGCCGGCGCCACCACCCAACTCCTGCACGCGGTGCGCGACGCGGGCGTCGGCCTCGACGGCGGCCAGGGCGAGGACGTCGGCACGACCCAGGTCCTGCCCCGGGTCCGCCTCGGCGACGGCGCCCCCGCCACGACCGTGATCGGCCAGCGCGGCCCCGCCGACTCCGACCGCACCCCGCTGCTGCGCGGCGTACGCCCCGTGGGCAGCGCGTACGGCGACAGCTACCAGGGCCACCCCGACCGCAGCTCCTACGGCGACCGCGGCCACACCGACGACGGTTACGACGACGGGTACGACGACGACCGGTTCCAGGCACCGGACGGCTACGACCCCGGCGCCAAGCGGCGCGGCACCGACAGCGTGCGGCACGCGTACTACCCGGGCCGCCGGATGAACCTCGGCGTCGTCCTGCTGCCGCTGCGCATCTTCCTCGGCCTGATCTCCGTCTACGCCGGCATGGGCAAGCTCTGCGACCCCGTCTACTTCGACGGCGGTGAGCGGGGCTCGATGGTCAAGTGGCTGCAGTCGCTCGACCCCTGGGCGCTGGCCGTGCCGCTCCGCGACTTCGCCGTCTCGCACCCCGTCGGCGCCGGTCTGACCGTCGCCTTCCTCCAGGTCGTCGTCGGCGTCCTGACCATCTGCGGACTGTGGCAGCGGGTCGCCGCGTCCATCGGCGCGCTGCTCTCCGCGGTGCTGCTGATGACCGTCAGCTGGCGCAGCCTCCCCGCCTACGACGCCCCCGACATCATCTACCTCGCCGCCTGGAGCCCGCTGATCATCGCGGGTGCGCCTGTCTACTCCATGGACGGGCGGCTGGCAGGCGAGGCCTGGCGGCGTCTCGGCCCCCGCGTCGAGGTCGCCGACCTGCGGCGCCGGGTGCTGCGCCGCGGCGCCGTGATGACCGCCGTGGTGGCCGGACTGACCCTGCTGATCGGATCGCTGCTCGGCGGCGCCGTACGCTCCACGACGGTCGCGACCGTCCCGCGGCCCGGCGAGCCCGCCATCAACAACCTCCCCGGCTCCCCGCTGCCTCGCCCCGGCAAGCACACCGCCCGGCCCGGTCAGCGCCACAAGGGCAGCGCCGCCCCGCGCCCCGGCACCCCCTCGGCAAACGCCTCGCACAAGGCTCGTAAGCCCGGCACCCCGTCCGCGTCGACGTCCGGCTCGGGACGGTCGGCGGGCAGCAGCAGCGGTGTCTCCCAACAGCCGGGAGCGACCACCAGCGCACCCCAGCAGACCGCGCCGTCCCGCGACTCGGTACCGACCCATGTGCCGACCTCGGCGGGCGGCACCGGCGGCGGCACCACCGGCACCGGCAGCACCGGCTCCAGCGGCTCCGGTGGCGACTCCGGGGGAGGGAGCCTCGGCGGGCTTCTGGGCTGA
- a CDS encoding ABC transporter ATP-binding protein: MATVTYDQATRIYPGSDKPAVDKLDIAIEDGEFLVLVGPSGCGKSTSLRMLAGLEDVDGGAIRIGDRDVTHLPPKDRDIAMVFQNYALYPHMTVADNMGFALKIAGVPKAEIRQKVEDAAKILDLTEYLGRKPKALSGGQRQRVAMGRAIVREPQVFLMDEPLSNLDAKLRVQTRTQIAGLQRRLGITTVYVTHDQVEAMTMGDRVAVLKDGLLQQIDSPRNMYDRPVNLFVAGFIGSPAMNLVEVPITDGGVKFGNSVVPVSREALTAAADKGDTTVTVGVRPEHFEIVEQNGAAAKSLSKEATNAPAGLAVTVNVVEELGADGYVYGTAEVGGETKDLVVRVNGRQVPDKGSRLHVVPRPGETHVFSTSSGERLAD, translated from the coding sequence ATGGCTACGGTCACGTATGACCAGGCAACCCGTATCTACCCGGGTTCCGACAAGCCCGCCGTCGACAAACTGGACATCGCCATCGAAGACGGCGAATTTCTCGTCCTGGTCGGCCCCTCCGGATGCGGCAAGTCCACCTCGCTGCGGATGCTCGCGGGGCTGGAGGACGTCGACGGAGGCGCCATCCGCATCGGGGACCGCGATGTCACCCACCTTCCGCCGAAGGACCGGGACATCGCCATGGTGTTCCAGAACTACGCGCTCTACCCGCACATGACGGTCGCCGACAACATGGGCTTCGCGCTCAAGATCGCCGGGGTGCCGAAGGCCGAGATCCGGCAGAAGGTCGAGGACGCGGCCAAGATCCTGGACCTCACCGAGTACCTGGGGCGCAAGCCCAAGGCGCTGTCCGGCGGTCAGCGGCAGCGGGTCGCGATGGGACGGGCAATCGTCCGGGAGCCGCAGGTCTTCCTCATGGACGAGCCGCTGTCCAACCTGGACGCCAAGCTCCGCGTCCAGACCCGTACGCAGATCGCGGGGCTGCAGCGCCGGCTCGGGATCACGACGGTGTACGTCACCCACGACCAGGTCGAGGCCATGACCATGGGCGACCGGGTGGCCGTGCTCAAGGACGGTCTGCTGCAGCAGATCGATTCGCCGCGGAACATGTACGACCGGCCGGTGAATCTCTTCGTGGCGGGGTTCATCGGGTCGCCGGCCATGAACCTGGTCGAGGTGCCGATCACGGACGGCGGTGTGAAGTTCGGCAACAGCGTCGTCCCCGTCAGCCGTGAGGCGCTGACCGCGGCCGCCGACAAGGGCGACACGACGGTGACCGTAGGCGTGCGCCCCGAGCACTTCGAGATCGTCGAGCAGAACGGCGCCGCCGCGAAGTCGCTGTCCAAGGAGGCCACGAACGCACCGGCCGGTCTGGCCGTCACGGTCAATGTCGTCGAAGAGCTCGGCGCCGACGGCTATGTGTACGGCACCGCGGAGGTCGGCGGCGAGACCAAGGACCTCGTCGTACGGGTCAACGGCCGCCAGGTCCCGGACAAGGGCAGCCGGCTGCATGTCGTACCGCGGCCGGGCGAGACGCATGTCTTCTCCACGTCGTCCGGGGAACGCCTCGCCGATTGA
- the rlmB gene encoding 23S rRNA (guanosine(2251)-2'-O)-methyltransferase RlmB: MAGNSQRRNRRTSNKKGAQVGSGGKRRRGLEGKGPTPPASARKGHVKNRVANAQAKQAASRRPAPRRGGAKGTAELVVGRNPVFEALRDGVPATTLYVQQFIDTDERVRAALQLASERGDINLMEAPRPELDRMTNGLNHQGLVLQVPPYDYAHPEDLAAAAFDEGDDPLIVALDGVTDPRNLGAVVRSVCAFGGHGVVVPERRAAGMTAGAWKTSAGTAARTPVARATNLTRTLESYQKAGLTVVGLAADGELELQDVAALDGPVVIVVGSEGKGLSRLVGETCDVRVRIPMPGGAESLNAGVAAGVVLWEAARRRG, encoded by the coding sequence ATGGCCGGCAACAGCCAGCGCAGGAACCGCCGCACGTCCAACAAGAAGGGCGCGCAGGTCGGCAGCGGCGGTAAGCGGCGCCGGGGCCTGGAGGGCAAGGGCCCGACCCCGCCCGCCTCCGCGCGCAAGGGACACGTCAAGAACCGCGTCGCCAACGCCCAGGCGAAGCAGGCCGCATCGCGCCGCCCGGCCCCGCGCCGCGGTGGTGCCAAGGGCACCGCCGAGCTGGTCGTCGGCCGTAACCCGGTCTTCGAGGCGCTGCGCGACGGCGTGCCCGCGACCACCCTCTACGTCCAGCAGTTCATCGACACCGACGAGCGGGTGCGCGCCGCACTCCAGCTCGCTTCGGAGCGCGGCGACATCAACCTGATGGAGGCGCCGCGCCCCGAGCTGGACCGGATGACCAACGGCCTCAACCACCAGGGCCTGGTCCTCCAGGTCCCGCCGTACGACTACGCCCACCCCGAGGACCTGGCCGCGGCCGCCTTCGACGAGGGTGACGACCCGCTGATCGTCGCGCTCGACGGCGTCACCGACCCGCGCAACCTCGGCGCGGTCGTCCGCTCCGTGTGTGCCTTCGGCGGCCACGGCGTGGTCGTGCCGGAGCGCCGGGCGGCCGGGATGACGGCCGGCGCGTGGAAGACCTCGGCGGGCACCGCGGCCCGTACGCCGGTCGCGCGCGCCACCAACCTGACCCGGACCCTGGAGTCGTACCAGAAGGCCGGTCTGACGGTCGTCGGGCTGGCCGCGGACGGCGAGCTGGAGCTCCAGGACGTCGCGGCGCTGGACGGCCCCGTCGTCATCGTCGTCGGCAGCGAGGGCAAGGGCCTGTCGCGGCTGGTCGGCGAGACCTGTGACGTCCGGGTGCGGATCCCGATGCCGGGCGGCGCGGAGTCGCTGAACGCCGGTGTCGCGGCCGGTGTCGTCCTGTGGGAAGCGGCGCGCCGCCGCGGCTGA
- a CDS encoding nucleotidyltransferase family protein, with protein sequence MTGAQHPHPTQAVVLAGGQGSRLRPYTDDRPKPMVEIPGTGTPIIGHQLNWLAEEGVTDAVVSCGHLAGVLQEWLDRAQLPLRVTTVVEAEPLGRGGALKYAAGSLPRPDEPWYATNGDIWTRFPLREMAAFHHERDAEATLALARPRIPWGAVETDAFGHVLDFIESPPSPYLINAGVYVFSAAFTELLPDRGDHERTTFPRLARERRLAGFPLPQGSYWRAIDTAKDLTEAAKELGAHGG encoded by the coding sequence ATGACAGGTGCCCAGCATCCTCACCCCACGCAGGCCGTGGTCCTGGCCGGCGGCCAGGGCTCACGTCTCCGCCCGTACACCGACGACCGCCCCAAGCCGATGGTCGAGATTCCCGGCACCGGGACCCCGATCATCGGCCACCAGCTGAACTGGCTGGCCGAGGAAGGCGTCACGGACGCCGTCGTCTCCTGCGGGCATCTGGCCGGGGTGCTCCAGGAATGGCTGGACCGGGCCCAACTGCCGTTGCGCGTCACGACCGTTGTCGAAGCCGAGCCGCTGGGCCGCGGCGGCGCCCTGAAGTACGCGGCCGGCTCCCTCCCCCGCCCGGACGAGCCCTGGTACGCCACCAACGGCGACATCTGGACCCGCTTCCCGCTCCGGGAGATGGCCGCCTTCCATCACGAGCGCGATGCCGAGGCCACCCTCGCGCTGGCCCGCCCCCGTATCCCCTGGGGTGCCGTGGAGACCGACGCGTTCGGACACGTCCTGGACTTCATCGAGTCGCCGCCCTCTCCGTACCTCATCAACGCCGGCGTCTACGTCTTCTCCGCCGCGTTCACGGAGCTCCTGCCCGACCGCGGCGACCACGAGCGCACCACCTTCCCGCGCCTCGCCCGCGAACGCCGGCTCGCCGGCTTCCCGCTTCCTCAGGGCTCCTACTGGCGTGCCATCGATACCGCCAAAGACCTCACCGAGGCCGCCAAGGAACTGGGCGCGCACGGAGGTTGA
- a CDS encoding tyrosine-type recombinase/integrase — MKGSTHRRCYCRDPKSGKPLGKNCPKLTSRKHGSYSIRQELPPREDGTRRSFSRAGYESLKAAQADLDHIRALLGLSDADDPEGLAQIAELLEKVADEKASLPNVEETRRRLSHGLDLTSRLTVGDWLDMWLAGKKGRPSAISRDEGNIRLHLKPRIGHLRLDRLRVSHLSEMFEAIAEANVDITEGNATRRRAIEDLAEIPWKGRVHRARRQVLKAAIAEMDPFRRIVTPATRQRIRSTLRAALNAAIAQQLITFNPAAHVELEAGKRPKALVWTEERILHWKRTGEKPSPVMVWTPEHTGVFLDHVAEDRLYALWHLIVFRGLRRGEACGQRWTDTHLDDGRITVAKQLVVSGWEVYEDDPKTDAGARTIALDSDTVRALKRHRIQQDMDREEWGSAWAETGRVFTKENGEMLHPANVTRRFIELCEEIDLPPIRLHDLRHGAATLAHAAGADLKDIQEMLGHSSIAITADTYTSLLPETDRAIAEAAARLVPRARPTKPTTANEGYTEPDEPPEPNPML, encoded by the coding sequence TTGAAGGGCTCCACCCACCGCCGCTGCTACTGCCGCGACCCCAAGAGCGGCAAACCGCTCGGCAAGAACTGCCCCAAGCTCACCAGCCGCAAGCACGGCTCGTACTCCATACGCCAGGAACTCCCGCCCCGCGAGGACGGCACCCGCCGCTCCTTCAGCCGCGCCGGCTACGAGTCCCTCAAGGCCGCACAGGCCGATCTCGACCACATACGCGCCCTCCTCGGGCTCTCCGACGCCGACGACCCCGAGGGCCTGGCCCAGATCGCCGAGCTGCTGGAGAAGGTGGCCGACGAGAAGGCGTCCCTGCCGAACGTCGAAGAGACCCGGCGGCGCCTCAGCCACGGCCTGGACCTGACCAGCCGCCTCACTGTCGGCGACTGGCTGGACATGTGGCTGGCGGGCAAGAAGGGGCGACCGAGTGCCATCAGTCGCGATGAGGGCAACATCCGTCTCCACCTCAAGCCGCGGATCGGGCACCTCCGCCTTGACCGTCTTCGCGTCAGCCACCTGTCGGAGATGTTCGAGGCCATCGCCGAGGCCAACGTCGACATCACCGAGGGAAATGCCACCCGCCGCAGGGCGATTGAGGACCTTGCCGAGATTCCCTGGAAGGGTCGCGTCCACCGCGCCCGCCGCCAGGTGTTGAAGGCTGCCATCGCCGAGATGGATCCCTTCCGCCGCATCGTCACTCCGGCCACGCGTCAGCGCATCCGCTCCACGCTGCGGGCCGCGTTGAACGCTGCGATCGCCCAGCAACTGATCACCTTCAACCCGGCCGCCCACGTCGAGTTGGAGGCTGGCAAGCGCCCCAAGGCGCTGGTGTGGACAGAAGAGCGCATCCTTCACTGGAAGCGCACCGGCGAGAAGCCCTCGCCCGTGATGGTCTGGACGCCGGAGCACACCGGCGTCTTCCTCGACCACGTCGCGGAGGACCGCCTCTACGCGCTGTGGCACCTGATCGTCTTCCGTGGACTGCGGCGAGGCGAAGCGTGCGGGCAGAGGTGGACCGACACGCACCTCGACGACGGCCGCATCACCGTCGCCAAGCAACTCGTCGTGAGCGGCTGGGAGGTGTACGAGGACGATCCCAAGACCGACGCGGGCGCTCGGACGATCGCGCTCGACTCAGACACGGTCCGGGCCCTCAAGCGGCACCGCATCCAGCAGGACATGGACCGCGAGGAGTGGGGCAGCGCCTGGGCGGAGACCGGACGCGTCTTCACCAAGGAGAACGGCGAGATGCTCCACCCCGCCAACGTCACCCGCCGCTTCATCGAGCTGTGCGAGGAGATCGACCTCCCGCCGATCCGGCTCCACGACCTGCGCCATGGGGCGGCGACCCTCGCCCACGCGGCCGGGGCCGACTTGAAGGACATCCAGGAGATGCTCGGCCACTCCTCGATCGCGATCACGGCGGACACCTACACGAGCTTGCTGCCGGAGACCGACCGGGCAATCGCCGAGGCCGCCGCCCGCCTCGTCCCCCGCGCACGTCCGACGAAGCCGACCACCGCGAACGAGGGCTACACCGAACCGGACGAACCCCCGGAGCCGAACCCGATGCTGTGA